A region from the Rhizobium sp. ARZ01 genome encodes:
- a CDS encoding HlyD family secretion protein, whose product MDLLLILTYAAICLAVFKIFRIPVNQWTVSTAVLGGIFLISSLILLMSYNHPYSSDGRIYFTSAPVIPSVGGIVVDVPVTANTPLKKGDVLFRIDPRPYQFTVDQKKAALAEAEQMVQQLKAAMDAANSVVEGAVADRDRAQESFESYQEIFESSMQRSGTSAVSELEVENRRGLYLAQVAAVGTAQAQAQQARLAYESQINGVNPAVARLTAELRNAEFDLDQTTIRAPGDGYVSQVFLRPGMMANPLPFRPVMVFINSEDRMLAAAFIQNSLQRVRVGDDAEVSFKAIPGKIFKAKVAGVIDVMAQGQLQPTGALIDPQAPERLQPGQTLARIDILDDTSAYQLPGGVVADVAVYTHHWHHVAILRKVLLRMSAWMNYVFLEH is encoded by the coding sequence ATGGATCTGCTTCTCATTCTCACCTATGCCGCCATCTGCCTCGCGGTCTTCAAGATCTTCCGCATTCCGGTGAACCAGTGGACCGTGTCCACGGCTGTCCTCGGCGGCATCTTCCTGATTTCTTCGCTCATCTTGTTGATGAGCTATAACCATCCATACTCCAGCGACGGGCGCATCTATTTCACCTCGGCCCCCGTGATTCCTTCCGTGGGCGGCATCGTCGTGGATGTGCCGGTGACCGCGAATACGCCGCTGAAGAAGGGTGATGTGCTGTTCCGGATAGATCCGCGTCCTTACCAGTTTACGGTCGACCAGAAGAAGGCAGCGCTGGCCGAAGCCGAGCAGATGGTCCAGCAGTTGAAGGCCGCCATGGATGCGGCCAACTCCGTCGTTGAAGGCGCGGTTGCCGATCGGGATCGGGCACAGGAGAGCTTCGAAAGCTATCAGGAAATCTTCGAAAGCTCGATGCAGCGGTCCGGAACGTCCGCGGTTTCGGAGCTCGAGGTCGAGAACCGCCGCGGCCTCTATCTCGCACAGGTCGCCGCGGTCGGCACAGCCCAAGCGCAGGCGCAGCAGGCACGCCTGGCCTATGAATCCCAAATCAATGGCGTGAACCCCGCTGTCGCACGCCTGACGGCCGAATTGCGCAATGCCGAGTTCGATCTGGACCAGACGACCATACGCGCACCCGGCGACGGCTATGTCAGCCAGGTCTTCCTTCGTCCGGGAATGATGGCCAATCCCTTGCCCTTTAGGCCCGTCATGGTCTTCATCAATAGCGAAGACCGCATGCTCGCCGCCGCCTTCATCCAGAATTCGCTGCAGCGCGTGCGCGTCGGCGATGACGCGGAGGTTTCCTTCAAGGCCATACCCGGGAAGATCTTCAAGGCCAAGGTTGCCGGCGTCATCGACGTGATGGCTCAAGGACAGTTGCAGCCGACCGGCGCCCTGATCGATCCACAGGCACCCGAGCGCCTGCAGCCAGGACAGACGCTCGCCCGGATCGACATTCTCGACGATACGAGCGCCTACCAGTTGCCCGGCGGCGTCGTCGCGGACGTTGCCGTTTACACGCACCACTGGCACCACGTCGCGATCCTTCGCAAGGTCCTGCTGCGCATGAGCGCCTGGATGAACTACGTCTTCCTGGAGCACTGA
- a CDS encoding DUF3302 domain-containing protein produces MFLDYFALGVLLFMVLTLFYGVIAIHDIPHLIAKKRNHPHQDAIHVAGWVSLFTLHAIWPFLFIWATLYREDRGWGIRADGKLQSEKEANAEVAILQARVQELEEQLKQQTREPA; encoded by the coding sequence GTGTTTCTGGACTACTTTGCGCTCGGTGTTCTTCTCTTCATGGTGCTCACGCTCTTCTACGGCGTCATCGCCATTCATGACATTCCCCATTTGATTGCAAAGAAGCGCAACCATCCCCATCAGGATGCGATCCACGTCGCAGGCTGGGTCAGCCTGTTTACGCTGCATGCCATCTGGCCCTTCCTCTTCATCTGGGCGACGCTCTATCGCGAAGACCGCGGCTGGGGCATCCGGGCCGACGGCAAGCTCCAGTCGGAGAAGGAGGCGAATGCGGAAGTCGCGATCCTTCAGGCCCGGGTACAGGAGCTTGAGGAGCAACTGAAACAGCAGACGAGGGAGCCTGCCTGA